The Streptomyces sp. SS1-1 genome has a segment encoding these proteins:
- a CDS encoding VOC family protein, giving the protein MDLKLEVVVLPVADVDRAKAFYERAGFRLDVDVVADDGYRVVHLTPPGSSCSILFGTGVTTAAPGSVRGLHLIVDDIEAARAELLARGVEMSEIFHDASGVFHRGTEEGRVRGPAPERASYGSFATFTDPDGNGWALQEVTTRLPGR; this is encoded by the coding sequence ATGGATCTGAAGCTCGAAGTCGTGGTGCTGCCCGTGGCCGACGTCGACCGCGCCAAGGCGTTCTACGAGAGGGCGGGCTTCCGCCTGGACGTCGACGTCGTCGCCGACGACGGCTACCGCGTGGTGCATCTGACGCCGCCGGGCTCCTCGTGCTCGATCCTGTTCGGCACCGGGGTCACCACCGCCGCACCGGGTTCCGTGCGGGGCCTGCATCTGATCGTCGACGACATCGAGGCCGCCCGCGCCGAACTCCTCGCCAGGGGTGTCGAGATGAGCGAGATCTTCCACGACGCCAGCGGGGTGTTCCACCGCGGCACGGAGGAAGGACGCGTGCGCGGCCCGGCCCCCGAGCGCGCCAGCTATGGATCGTTCGCCACCTTCACCGACCCGGACGGCAACGGATGGGCGCTCCAGGAGGTCACGACCCGGCTCCCGGGCCGGTAG
- a CDS encoding dihydrolipoyl dehydrogenase family protein gives MDEVSRAYDVVVVGGGPVGENVADRTRAAGLSTVIVERELLGGECSFWACEPSKALLRPVVARADARRVPGLDDAVRGPLDVEAVLAHRDRMAAHWKDADQVDWLDSVGVDLIRGHARLTGPKQVSVVTPDGHTVRLAARHAVALCTGTGTALPRIPGIDTVRPWTNREATAADRVPGRLAVVGGGVVAVELATAWQALGAQVTLLVRGEGLLRTMEPFAAELVADALREAGVDVRTGTEVTSVRRVGGADGDVRLALSDRGELAADEVLFATGRAPRTADLGLENVGLTPGSWLTVDDTFLVDGVDGGWLYGVGDVNRRALMTHQGKYQARIAGAAIGARATGTPLDTTRWGAHTATADHLAVPQVVFTTPEVASVGLTTHEARRTGRRVDVVDYDLARLAGAQQYAVGYRGRARMLVDADRGTVAGVTFAGPGVGELLHSATIAVAGEVPLDRLWHAVPAFPTISEVWLRLLETYRDDVGRRF, from the coding sequence ATGGACGAGGTATCCCGCGCCTACGACGTGGTGGTCGTCGGAGGCGGCCCGGTCGGCGAGAACGTGGCCGACCGCACCCGCGCCGCGGGACTCAGCACCGTGATCGTGGAGCGCGAACTGCTGGGCGGTGAGTGCTCGTTCTGGGCGTGCGAACCGAGCAAGGCACTGCTGCGGCCGGTGGTGGCCCGCGCCGACGCCCGCCGGGTGCCCGGCCTCGACGACGCCGTACGGGGGCCGCTGGATGTGGAGGCGGTCCTCGCGCACCGCGACAGGATGGCCGCCCACTGGAAGGACGCGGACCAGGTCGACTGGCTCGACTCGGTCGGCGTCGACCTGATCCGCGGTCACGCCAGGCTCACCGGCCCCAAGCAGGTGTCGGTCGTGACTCCGGACGGGCACACCGTCCGGCTTGCCGCGCGGCACGCGGTCGCCCTGTGCACCGGCACGGGCACCGCCCTGCCCCGCATACCGGGCATCGACACCGTACGCCCGTGGACCAACCGGGAGGCCACGGCCGCCGACCGGGTGCCCGGGCGGCTCGCCGTGGTGGGCGGTGGCGTGGTCGCCGTCGAACTGGCCACGGCGTGGCAGGCGTTGGGTGCCCAGGTGACCCTGCTGGTCAGGGGCGAGGGGCTGCTGCGGACGATGGAACCGTTCGCCGCCGAACTCGTCGCGGACGCGCTCCGCGAGGCCGGTGTGGACGTCCGCACCGGCACGGAGGTCACGTCCGTGAGGCGCGTGGGCGGCGCGGACGGGGACGTACGGCTGGCTCTCTCCGACCGTGGAGAACTGGCCGCGGACGAGGTCCTGTTCGCCACCGGCCGGGCTCCGCGCACGGCGGACCTCGGCCTGGAGAACGTCGGCCTCACCCCGGGCTCCTGGCTCACGGTGGACGACACCTTCCTGGTCGACGGGGTCGACGGCGGCTGGCTCTACGGCGTCGGTGACGTCAACCGGCGCGCCCTGATGACGCACCAGGGCAAGTACCAGGCGAGGATCGCCGGCGCCGCCATCGGTGCGCGCGCGACGGGTACGCCGCTCGACACCACCAGGTGGGGCGCGCACACGGCCACGGCGGATCATCTGGCCGTCCCCCAGGTCGTGTTCACCACTCCGGAGGTGGCCTCCGTCGGTCTCACCACGCACGAGGCACGGCGGACCGGTCGCCGCGTCGACGTGGTGGACTACGACCTCGCCCGCCTCGCGGGCGCGCAGCAGTACGCCGTCGGGTACCGAGGGCGAGCGCGCATGCTGGTCGACGCCGACCGTGGCACCGTGGCAGGGGTGACCTTCGCCGGGCCGGGCGTCGGGGAGCTGCTCCACTCGGCGACGATCGCCGTCGCGGGCGAGGTGCCCTTGGACCGGCTGTGGCACGCGGTCCCCGCCTTCCCGACCATCAGTGAGGTGTGGCTGCGGCTTCTGGAGACCTACCGGGACGACGTCGGCAGGCGCTTCTAG
- a CDS encoding YbfB/YjiJ family MFS transporter: MGVGRFVYTPILPLMHARAGLTAGAGAHLATANYGGYLAGALAGSLAPRLVRSSVVLRVCLVALVASLAGMALTHSTLIWLLLRLGAGAFSAMIFVIAAGSLLSHLRDHPAHLPGWAFGGVGAGIALSGLLVLVLRTVGTWQTAWWASAALAVPLTLAAWGLRPEPALPRAVTPTPGAVPQAPRTHRWFGALFVSYTLEGVGYIIAGTFLVAAIDQTSPGWLGSGAWVLVGLAAIPSAALWAGLGRRWTRPDLLLAALAVQAVGIALPALVGGVAAALLSAVLFGSTFIGVSTLVLGTGAHLRFPRAVALLTAGYSVGQILGPLAATPLLRHGYHQALLLAAAVVLAAVLTAFLLRAGFPHTMPEPHEPRAVAGGRPPDRTAR; encoded by the coding sequence ATGGGCGTCGGCCGGTTCGTCTACACCCCGATCCTGCCGCTGATGCACGCCCGGGCCGGACTGACGGCGGGCGCGGGAGCACACCTCGCGACCGCCAACTACGGGGGCTACTTGGCCGGCGCGCTGGCGGGCAGCCTCGCCCCGCGACTCGTCCGCTCCTCCGTCGTCCTGCGTGTGTGCCTCGTGGCGCTGGTCGCCTCCCTGGCCGGGATGGCGCTGACGCACAGCACCCTCATCTGGCTGCTCCTGCGCCTGGGCGCGGGCGCCTTCAGCGCGATGATCTTCGTCATCGCCGCCGGCTCCCTGCTCAGCCACCTGCGCGACCATCCGGCGCATCTGCCCGGCTGGGCGTTCGGCGGTGTGGGGGCCGGCATCGCGCTGTCCGGCCTGCTCGTCCTCGTCCTGCGCACGGTCGGGACCTGGCAGACGGCCTGGTGGGCCTCGGCGGCGCTGGCCGTCCCCCTCACACTCGCCGCCTGGGGCCTCCGACCGGAACCGGCGCTCCCACGGGCCGTGACGCCGACGCCGGGGGCCGTTCCCCAGGCACCGCGGACCCACCGCTGGTTCGGCGCGCTGTTCGTGTCCTACACGCTCGAGGGCGTCGGCTACATCATCGCCGGGACCTTCCTGGTGGCGGCGATCGACCAGACGTCACCCGGATGGCTCGGCAGCGGAGCCTGGGTGCTGGTGGGCCTGGCGGCGATCCCGTCCGCCGCGCTGTGGGCCGGCCTCGGACGCCGGTGGACCCGGCCGGACCTGCTGCTGGCCGCGCTCGCCGTGCAGGCCGTCGGCATCGCCCTGCCCGCGCTGGTCGGGGGAGTGGCGGCCGCACTGCTCTCCGCGGTGCTGTTCGGATCCACGTTCATCGGCGTGAGCACCCTTGTCCTGGGAACCGGCGCGCACCTGCGCTTCCCGCGTGCCGTGGCCCTGCTGACCGCCGGATACTCGGTCGGCCAGATCCTCGGCCCGCTGGCCGCGACGCCCCTTCTGCGCCACGGCTACCACCAGGCCCTGCTCCTGGCGGCCGCCGTCGTGCTGGCCGCCGTGCTCACCGCCTTCCTCCTGCGCGCCGGATTCCCGCACACCATGCCGGAACCGCACGAACCTCGGGCGGTCGCCGGCGGCCGTCCCCCCGACCGGACAGCCCGCTAG
- a CDS encoding CGNR zinc finger domain-containing protein: protein MHAFPCGTPFLDFVGTLRARRNAEPTEMLASPQALDAWFVESGMMDAAPGADHTGLAAAVSLREALYSVTAAALAKEPLPADALAEVNQRASGLPVQVRLGENGTARTGSVSQGLASLAREAVEILGGAEADLLRECSRPECTQTYLDRSRGRRREWCAMETCGNRVKAAAYRARRRNQTV from the coding sequence GTGCATGCCTTTCCCTGTGGGACGCCCTTCCTCGACTTCGTCGGAACGCTGCGCGCGCGACGCAACGCGGAACCGACGGAGATGCTGGCCTCCCCGCAAGCGCTCGACGCCTGGTTCGTCGAGTCCGGGATGATGGACGCCGCTCCAGGAGCCGATCACACCGGACTCGCCGCAGCCGTGAGCCTGCGGGAAGCCCTCTACTCGGTGACGGCGGCCGCCCTCGCGAAGGAACCCCTGCCCGCCGACGCGCTCGCCGAGGTGAACCAGCGCGCGTCCGGGCTGCCCGTGCAGGTGCGGCTCGGCGAGAACGGCACCGCCCGGACGGGCTCGGTCTCCCAGGGCCTCGCGTCCCTCGCCCGCGAGGCGGTGGAGATCCTGGGCGGGGCGGAGGCCGACCTTCTGAGGGAGTGCTCCCGCCCCGAGTGCACCCAGACCTACCTCGACCGCTCGCGCGGCCGCCGACGCGAATGGTGCGCCATGGAGACGTGCGGCAACAGGGTCAAGGCCGCCGCGTACCGGGCCCGGCGGCGCAACCAGACGGTCTGA
- a CDS encoding DsbA family oxidoreductase, with protein sequence MRVEMWTDVACPWCYVGREHFKKGLAAFAHRDRVEVVHRSFELNPQAENGTVPIIDAVAAQYGRTREQQVAREEQAAAMANAVGLEFRIGGRVFGNTFDVHRLSHFAATRGLQGGFLDLAFRVNFAEEASIYDRETLVRLAVEAGLAEAEVREVLDAPDAYADDVRSDQRLAAELGANAVPFFVLDRRYGMSGVQSPETFTRALEEAWTDTAAA encoded by the coding sequence ATGCGTGTCGAGATGTGGACCGACGTGGCCTGCCCGTGGTGCTACGTCGGCAGGGAGCACTTCAAGAAGGGACTGGCCGCGTTCGCCCACCGCGACCGGGTGGAGGTCGTCCACCGTTCCTTCGAGCTCAACCCGCAGGCCGAGAACGGGACGGTCCCGATCATCGACGCCGTCGCGGCGCAGTACGGCCGGACCCGGGAGCAGCAGGTCGCGCGGGAGGAACAGGCCGCGGCCATGGCGAACGCCGTGGGGCTGGAGTTCCGTATCGGCGGACGTGTCTTCGGGAACACCTTCGACGTGCACCGCCTCTCGCACTTCGCCGCCACGCGCGGACTGCAGGGCGGGTTCCTGGATCTCGCCTTCCGGGTGAACTTCGCGGAGGAGGCCTCGATCTACGACCGCGAGACCCTGGTGCGCCTGGCGGTCGAAGCGGGACTGGCCGAGGCGGAGGTGCGCGAGGTGCTCGACGCCCCGGACGCCTACGCCGACGACGTGCGCTCCGACCAACGGCTTGCCGCCGAACTGGGCGCGAACGCCGTCCCGTTCTTCGTCCTGGACCGGCGCTACGGCATGAGCGGCGTCCAGTCGCCCGAGACGTTCACGCGGGCACTGGAGGAGGCGTGGACGGACACGGCCGCCGCCTGA
- a CDS encoding enoyl-CoA hydratase/isomerase family protein translates to MPSPEQFAVEEISPSYWRVTFSNGEINLIDPDTIEQLAALITRIEEAPDLTAVVFRSANPSFFMAHWDMRSDRSRVAAMKPAPSGLHPFADNLYRLAKVPAATITEINGRARGAGSEFALATDIRFAGPGAVLGQFEVGVGSVPGGNPTGRLPRLLGRGRALEILLGGDDFPADLAAAYGYVNRVVPEGELEAFVDGFARRIAGFDKVAVARTKSLVDVESLPTPESYGASLQAFFQTSGRPENAHRVRSLFERGLQRPDGVELDLGRRLAE, encoded by the coding sequence ATGCCTTCCCCCGAACAGTTCGCCGTCGAAGAGATCAGCCCTTCGTACTGGCGGGTGACCTTCTCCAACGGCGAGATCAACTTGATCGACCCGGACACCATCGAGCAGCTCGCCGCGCTGATCACCCGCATCGAGGAGGCGCCCGACCTGACGGCCGTCGTCTTCCGCAGCGCCAACCCCTCCTTCTTCATGGCCCATTGGGACATGCGGTCCGACCGGTCCAGGGTCGCCGCCATGAAGCCCGCCCCCTCCGGACTCCACCCGTTCGCGGACAACCTGTACCGGCTGGCCAAGGTCCCCGCCGCCACCATCACCGAGATCAACGGCCGGGCCCGCGGCGCCGGGAGCGAGTTCGCCCTGGCGACGGACATCCGTTTCGCCGGGCCGGGCGCCGTCCTGGGACAGTTCGAGGTCGGCGTCGGGTCGGTCCCGGGCGGCAACCCCACCGGCAGGCTCCCCCGACTGCTGGGCCGTGGGCGCGCCCTGGAGATCCTGCTGGGCGGCGACGACTTCCCCGCCGACCTCGCCGCGGCGTACGGCTATGTGAACCGTGTGGTGCCCGAGGGGGAACTGGAGGCGTTCGTCGACGGCTTCGCCAGGCGCATCGCGGGCTTCGACAAGGTCGCCGTCGCCCGGACCAAGTCCCTGGTGGACGTCGAGTCCCTGCCGACGCCCGAGTCCTACGGCGCCAGCCTTCAGGCCTTCTTCCAGACCTCCGGCCGCCCCGAGAACGCCCATCGCGTCCGCTCGCTGTTCGAGCGGGGCCTTCAGCGCCCCGACGGTGTGGAACTCGACCTGGGCCGCCGTCTGGCCGAGTGA
- a CDS encoding lipocalin-like domain-containing protein, which yields MAVTDPAAERHEEATRDEVRMRLFGAWRLVSYTAVSVDGEVVHPLGRSPYGLILYTPEGYMSAQLGRGDRPPLASARLEDAAADDLARAATGYVAYGGPFEVVDPHTVEHHVTTSLFPNWIGRKQVRSVEFAGSLLRLGVTTPTRLWGAERTAELTWHRLV from the coding sequence ATGGCCGTTACGGACCCGGCCGCCGAACGACACGAGGAGGCGACCCGGGACGAGGTCCGCATGCGGCTGTTCGGCGCGTGGCGACTCGTCTCGTACACCGCCGTCAGCGTCGACGGGGAGGTCGTCCACCCCCTGGGCCGTTCGCCGTACGGCCTGATCCTCTACACGCCCGAGGGGTACATGTCGGCCCAGCTCGGCCGTGGCGACCGGCCGCCCCTGGCCTCGGCCCGGCTGGAGGACGCGGCAGCCGACGACCTGGCCCGGGCGGCGACCGGTTATGTCGCCTACGGCGGCCCGTTCGAGGTGGTCGACCCGCACACCGTCGAGCACCACGTCACCACGAGCCTCTTCCCGAACTGGATCGGGCGGAAGCAGGTGCGCAGCGTCGAGTTCGCCGGCTCGCTCCTGCGGCTCGGCGTCACCACTCCGACTCGGCTCTGGGGCGCCGAGCGGACCGCGGAACTCACCTGGCACCGGCTGGTCTGA
- a CDS encoding aldehyde dehydrogenase (NADP(+)) produces the protein MTLTGDLLIGGEQVSATAGTMKAFNPAEGAFVEPEFAFGGPAEVDRALRLADDAFDSYSHTGLEERARFLELIADKLEAAKDELAARTSLETGLPAAQFEGEAVRSAGVFRKFAAVVRQGRFLQTAIDPAQPDRQPAPRLDHRLQKVALGPVAIFGASNFPISYSVAGGDTASALAAGCPVVLKAHNAHPGASEIEGRVIQEAVAASGLHPGVFSLVRGSGNEIGEALVDHPLVKAVTFTGSEAGGMALYRRAQRRSEPIPVFTEMTSVNPTFVLPAALAARATEIGTGLVQRGMYNVGQACLKPAVLVAVEGPGYAELRDAAITEVEKWDARPMLTPGIHDAYLRHTRRHQANGAVRLAEGGAPDGGAYGQALLLEVTGDQLLAEPTLREEVFGPALLLVRVSGTEQLLDVARAFRGQLSATLHADAADRVTAERLLPVLERRTGRIVFNAFSIPQEVSYASTHGGPFPATSDSRFTSVGMGAIERFLRPVTYQNFPDDLLPQSLREANPLHLWRLVDGELTRP, from the coding sequence ATGACACTGACCGGAGACCTCCTGATCGGCGGAGAGCAGGTGTCCGCCACCGCCGGAACCATGAAGGCGTTCAACCCCGCCGAAGGAGCCTTCGTCGAGCCCGAGTTCGCCTTCGGCGGACCGGCCGAGGTCGACCGCGCCCTGCGCCTGGCCGACGACGCCTTCGACAGCTACAGCCACACCGGGCTCGAAGAGCGGGCGCGGTTCCTCGAACTCATCGCGGACAAGCTGGAGGCGGCCAAGGACGAACTGGCCGCGCGGACCTCCCTGGAGACCGGGCTGCCCGCAGCGCAGTTCGAGGGCGAGGCCGTGCGCAGCGCGGGCGTCTTCCGGAAGTTCGCCGCCGTCGTACGCCAGGGCCGCTTCCTCCAGACGGCCATCGACCCGGCGCAGCCGGACCGGCAGCCCGCCCCGCGCCTGGACCACCGGTTGCAGAAGGTGGCCCTCGGCCCTGTCGCGATCTTCGGCGCCAGCAACTTCCCGATCTCCTACTCGGTCGCCGGCGGTGACACCGCGTCCGCGCTGGCCGCCGGCTGCCCCGTCGTCCTCAAGGCCCACAACGCCCACCCCGGGGCGTCCGAGATCGAGGGCCGTGTCATACAGGAGGCGGTCGCCGCCTCGGGGCTGCACCCGGGCGTCTTCTCCCTCGTCCGCGGCTCCGGCAACGAGATCGGCGAAGCCCTCGTGGACCACCCCCTGGTCAAGGCCGTCACCTTCACCGGGTCCGAGGCCGGTGGCATGGCCCTGTACCGCCGCGCCCAGCGGCGCTCCGAACCCATCCCGGTCTTCACCGAGATGACCAGCGTCAACCCCACCTTCGTCCTGCCCGCCGCCCTGGCCGCCCGCGCCACCGAGATCGGCACCGGCCTCGTACAGCGCGGCATGTACAACGTCGGGCAGGCCTGCCTCAAGCCCGCCGTGCTCGTCGCCGTCGAGGGGCCCGGCTACGCCGAACTCCGTGACGCGGCGATCACCGAGGTGGAGAAGTGGGACGCACGCCCCATGCTCACGCCGGGCATCCACGACGCCTACCTGCGCCACACCCGGCGCCACCAGGCCAACGGCGCCGTACGGCTCGCCGAGGGAGGCGCCCCGGACGGCGGAGCGTACGGGCAGGCCCTGCTCCTCGAGGTCACCGGTGACCAACTCCTGGCGGAACCCACCCTGCGCGAGGAGGTCTTCGGCCCCGCACTGCTGCTGGTCAGGGTCTCCGGCACGGAGCAACTGCTGGACGTGGCACGGGCCTTCCGCGGACAGCTCTCGGCGACCCTCCACGCGGACGCGGCCGACCGCGTGACCGCCGAACGACTCCTGCCGGTGCTGGAACGCCGCACCGGACGGATCGTGTTCAACGCCTTCTCGATCCCCCAGGAGGTGTCGTACGCCTCCACCCACGGCGGCCCCTTCCCCGCCACCTCCGACAGCCGCTTCACCTCGGTCGGCATGGGCGCCATCGAGCGGTTCCTGCGGCCGGTCACCTACCAGAACTTCCCCGACGACCTGCTGCCGCAGTCCCTGCGCGAGGCCAACCCTCTCCACCTCTGGCGCCTCGTCGACGGCGAGCTGACCCGGCCGTGA
- a CDS encoding isochorismatase family cysteine hydrolase produces MMLIILIGVDSMPQTYDPRCTAVLLVDPFNDFLSEGGKIWPRLKAMAEQVDLLDHLRSVVGAARDAGARVIFVPHRRWEQGDYETWAHPNPTQLGIMERHSFARGTWGGEFHPDLRPRPGETVVAEHWAQSGFANTDLDFRLKQHGITHVVLVGLLANTCVESTGRFAMELGYHVTLVRDATAAFLSEMVHAAHELNGPTYAHAITTTGELVAAFEGAHA; encoded by the coding sequence ATGATGCTCATCATCCTGATCGGAGTGGACTCCATGCCCCAGACCTACGACCCCCGGTGTACGGCCGTTCTGCTGGTCGACCCGTTCAACGACTTCCTGTCGGAGGGCGGCAAGATCTGGCCGCGTCTCAAGGCCATGGCGGAACAGGTGGACCTGCTCGACCACCTGCGCTCCGTCGTCGGCGCCGCCCGTGACGCCGGTGCGCGGGTGATCTTCGTCCCCCACCGCCGCTGGGAGCAGGGCGACTACGAGACGTGGGCCCACCCCAACCCCACCCAGCTCGGCATCATGGAACGGCACAGCTTCGCCCGCGGCACCTGGGGCGGCGAGTTCCATCCGGACCTCCGGCCGCGGCCCGGCGAGACCGTCGTTGCCGAGCACTGGGCGCAGAGCGGATTCGCCAACACGGACCTGGACTTCCGCCTCAAGCAGCACGGCATCACGCACGTGGTGCTCGTCGGCCTGCTCGCCAACACCTGCGTCGAGTCCACGGGCCGCTTCGCCATGGAACTCGGCTACCACGTGACGCTCGTACGCGACGCCACCGCCGCCTTCCTGTCGGAGATGGTCCACGCCGCGCACGAACTGAACGGGCCCACCTACGCCCACGCCATCACCACCACCGGCGAGCTCGTCGCCGCGTTCGAGGGAGCACACGCATGA
- a CDS encoding TetR/AcrR family transcriptional regulator, translating into MGHSQAEKAATRERVLRVASRRIRKDGVDRPGVAELMQEAGLTHGGFYKHFGSRDDLITQAAAFALAEGTAKMERSARRNTQDARAGLIDAYLAKQHRDGPATGCALVTLGAAAGRGDQQIKQAYEKQVRTYLDLIAGLDEDAEDPQGEAMLTLSALVGAVLISRAVADQEFSDDLLATVTAQLTDRASRDLPTEA; encoded by the coding sequence ATGGGCCACTCGCAGGCAGAGAAGGCGGCGACGCGCGAACGGGTGCTGAGGGTCGCGTCACGCAGGATCCGTAAGGACGGCGTCGACCGTCCGGGGGTCGCGGAGCTCATGCAGGAGGCCGGCCTGACCCACGGCGGCTTCTACAAGCACTTCGGCTCACGGGACGACCTGATCACCCAGGCCGCCGCCTTCGCCCTGGCGGAGGGCACCGCGAAGATGGAACGGTCCGCCCGCAGGAACACGCAGGACGCGCGAGCCGGCCTCATCGACGCCTACCTCGCGAAGCAGCACCGGGACGGCCCGGCCACCGGGTGCGCCCTCGTCACCCTGGGCGCCGCCGCCGGGCGTGGCGACCAGCAGATCAAGCAGGCGTACGAGAAGCAGGTCCGCACCTATCTCGACCTGATCGCCGGCCTGGACGAGGACGCCGAGGACCCCCAGGGCGAGGCGATGCTCACGCTCAGCGCACTGGTCGGCGCCGTACTCATCTCCCGGGCCGTTGCGGACCAGGAGTTCTCCGACGACCTGCTGGCGACCGTCACCGCACAGCTGACGGACCGCGCCTCCCGCGACCTCCCCACCGAGGCCTGA
- a CDS encoding DoxX family protein: protein MYIAAVILSVLLALFALAAGAPKAQLKGSVPEGLQAKGLGSGLIRLIGLAEVAAAVGLVVGIWWQPLGIAAAIGLAIVMIGAVRYHVKWGDYADSEARGAATAPILFTFVAIAAALTLAASQ from the coding sequence GTGTACATCGCCGCCGTCATCCTCAGCGTTCTCCTCGCCCTGTTCGCCCTTGCCGCAGGCGCGCCGAAGGCGCAGCTCAAGGGCAGCGTGCCGGAGGGGCTGCAGGCCAAGGGCCTCGGCTCCGGTCTCATCCGTCTCATCGGCCTGGCCGAGGTGGCCGCCGCGGTGGGCCTCGTCGTGGGCATCTGGTGGCAGCCCCTGGGCATCGCCGCCGCCATCGGGTTGGCGATCGTGATGATCGGCGCGGTCCGGTACCACGTGAAGTGGGGCGACTACGCGGACAGCGAGGCCCGCGGTGCCGCGACGGCGCCCATCCTCTTCACCTTCGTCGCGATCGCGGCGGCCCTCACCCTCGCCGCTTCGCAGTGA
- a CDS encoding SDR family NAD(P)-dependent oxidoreductase, which produces MGILDGKVTLITGTGGGMGRVAALVFAREGSKIVGCDIQAEANEETVGMVRRAGGDMTGIAPVDLTDAEQVHRLADEAAAAYGGLDVVYNNAALVRFGAMPDFSVEDWNVTVAGELDIPFLVSKYTWPHLVRRGGGVIINIASQAGLIAGATPPMVAHTAANAGVIGMTRQLALEGAPHHIRAVAISPGPVLTPASDRDLGDNQAARDAVVSKTLLKRFARPEEIVELGAFLASDRASFITGANYPVDGGASAW; this is translated from the coding sequence ATGGGAATCCTCGACGGCAAGGTCACCCTCATCACCGGCACCGGCGGGGGCATGGGCCGTGTCGCCGCACTCGTCTTCGCCCGGGAGGGATCGAAGATCGTCGGATGCGACATCCAGGCCGAGGCCAATGAGGAGACCGTCGGCATGGTGCGCCGGGCGGGCGGCGACATGACCGGCATCGCTCCCGTCGACCTTACCGACGCCGAGCAGGTGCACCGCCTGGCCGACGAGGCCGCGGCCGCGTACGGCGGACTCGACGTCGTCTACAACAACGCCGCCCTGGTGCGTTTCGGGGCCATGCCCGATTTCTCCGTCGAGGACTGGAACGTCACCGTGGCGGGCGAGCTCGACATCCCGTTCCTCGTCTCCAAGTACACCTGGCCCCACCTCGTGCGGCGCGGCGGCGGCGTCATCATCAACATCGCCTCCCAGGCGGGCCTCATCGCCGGTGCGACGCCCCCGATGGTGGCCCACACCGCCGCCAACGCGGGTGTCATCGGGATGACCCGTCAGCTCGCCCTGGAAGGCGCCCCTCATCACATCCGCGCCGTCGCCATCAGCCCCGGCCCCGTCCTCACCCCGGCCAGCGACCGCGACCTGGGCGACAACCAGGCGGCACGCGACGCCGTCGTCAGCAAGACCCTGCTCAAGCGCTTCGCCCGCCCGGAGGAGATCGTCGAACTCGGCGCCTTCCTCGCCTCCGACCGCGCGAGCTTCATCACCGGAGCCAACTATCCCGTCGACGGCGGAGCCAGCGCCTGGTGA